In one Heteronotia binoei isolate CCM8104 ecotype False Entrance Well chromosome 1, APGP_CSIRO_Hbin_v1, whole genome shotgun sequence genomic region, the following are encoded:
- the LOC132585511 gene encoding leucine-rich repeat and immunoglobulin-like domain-containing nogo receptor-interacting protein 1, which yields MVARALLDFLSSQTRWPPLLLFILAAPLLGFGWSCPSKCDCSSQEKAVFCNGRRLTTVPSGIPPESELLDLSHNRIRTLHQGMFSRLRALKELDLSENIISNIEPGAFNGLQKLMTLRLKSNLLKIIPAGVFTGLPNLTILDISKNKIVIFLDHAFKDLINLRKLEAGDNHLVFVSNRAFGGLHRLQHLTLERCNLTGIPTQALSHLHHLVELRFRVLNISVVPNYSFRKLHHLKVLEIYRCPFLMTLESYSLFGLNITSLSVTKCNLSVIPYEAFKHLVYLRFLDLSYNPISVIHGRKLRNLSRLQEFHLTGGRLVTIENKAFQGLFYFRLLNVSGNALQTLEEGVFHSVGNLEVLRLDGNPLACDCRLLWIIRRRRRLNFEAQQPACASPSTVEGKVFREFSEVLLDHFTCRKSKIIDQTPQSVSIEEGGQAMLRCRSDGDPAPTVSWLTPQRIYLDARRKGRVRVLSDGTLEIQYALPQDTGSYHCIASNVAGNDTILVHLQVHPFSARLPNDSFLPSDVSFANATETFHLILVDINTLVGVLAIGIMPFLCSVTVCFLLILLWSRSRGRVKRQADRRPSCCSHSSRAVSGNPGTGPKNQDEELKKTGFGLVCAGRD from the coding sequence ATGGTCGCCAGAGCCTTGCTGGATTTTCTCTCCTCCCAGACAAGATGGCCTCCCCTCTTGCTCTTTATCCTGGCAGCCCCCTTGCTGGGATTCGGCTGGAGCTGCCCTTCGAAGTGTGACTGCTCCTCCCAGGAGAAGGCTGTGTTCTGCAATGGCCGGCGCCTGACAACGGTTCCCTCCGGGATCCCTCCCGAATCCGAGCTGCTGGACCTGAGCCACAACCGCATCCGCACCCTGCACCAAGGGATGTTTTCTCGCCTCCGGGCCTTGAAGGAGCTGGACCTGAGTGAGAACATCATCTCCAACATTGAACCCGGAGCTTTCAATGGCCTCCAGAAGCTGATGACCCTCCGGTTGAAGAGCAACTTGTTGAAGATAATCCCAGCGGGTGTCTTCACTGGGCTTCCCAATCTCACCATCTTGGACATTAGTAAAAACAAGATTGTGATCTTCCTGGACCACGCGTTCAAAGACCTCATCAACCTCAGAAAGCTGGAGGCGGGAGATAATCACTTGGTCTTTGTCTCCAACCGAGCTTTTGGGGGTCTCCATCGGCTACAACATCTCACCTTGGAGAGATGCAACTTGACTGGTATCCCAACACAAGCCCTCTCACACCTTCACCACCTTGTGGAGCTCAGATTTAGGGTCCTGAACATCAGTGTAGTTCCTAACTACTCTTTCCGGAAGCTGCACCACCTGAAGGTTCTGGAGATCTATCGGTGTCCTTTTTTGATGACGCTGGAGTCCTACAGCCTCTTTGGGTTAAACATCACCTCCTTGTCCGTCACCAAGTGCAATCTCAGTGTCATTCCCTACGAGGCCTTCAAGCACTTGGTCTACCTCCGGTTCCTGGACCTCTCATACAACCCCATCTCCGTAATCCATGGCAGGAAGCTGAGGAACCTCTCGCGGCTTCAGGAGTTCCACCTGACGGGTGGTCGGCTGGTCACGATAGAGAACAAAGCTTTCCAGGGCCTGTTCTACTTCCGGCTCCTCAACGTCTCGGGCAATGCCTTGCAGACCCTCGAGGAAGGGGTCTTCCACTCGGTGGGGAACTTGGAAGTCCTCCGGCTGGACGGAAACCCATTGGCTTGTGACTGTCGCCTCCTCTGGATCATCCGCAGGAGGCGGAGGCTGAATTTCGAAGCCCAGCAACCGGCTTGCGCTAGCCCCTCGACAGTGGAAGGGAAAGTCTTCCGGGAATTCTCGGAGGTGCTGCTGGACCACTTCACGTGTAGAAAATCTAAGATCATAGATCAGACGCCTCAGAGCGTAAGCATCGAAGAAGGGGGGCAGGCGATGCTGAGGTGCAGAAGCGATGGGGATCCGGCACCGACAGTCTCCTGGTTGACCCCTCAGAGAATCTATTTGGATGCCAGGCGCAAGGGGCGAGTGAGGGTCCTTTCGGATGGCACACTGGAGATCCAGTATGCTTTGCCTCAGGATACTGGGTCATACCACTGTATTGCGAGTAACGTAGCGGGAAATGACACCATCTTGGTCCACCTCCAGGTCCACCCATTCTCCGCACGTCTGCCGAACGACTCCTTTCTTCCGAGCGATGTCAGCTTTGCCAACGCCACCGAGACCTTCCACCTGATCCTCGTGGACATCAACACCTTGGTGGGAGTCCTCGCCATCGGGATCATGCCCTTTCTCTGCTCCGTCACCGTTTGCTTCCTCCTCATCTTACTCTGGAGCCGCAGCAGAGGGAGGGTGAAGCGCCAGGCCGACAGGCGTCCTTCCTGTTGTTCCCACAGCTCCAGGGCTGTATCTGGCAATCCGGGGACGGGGCCCAAAAACCAAGACGAGGAGCTAAAAAAGACTGGCTTCGGTCTGGTTTGTGCGGGCAGGGATTGA